A single Phragmites australis chromosome 4, lpPhrAust1.1, whole genome shotgun sequence DNA region contains:
- the LOC133914231 gene encoding uncharacterized protein LOC133914231, with product MPQRRKQDPASKARSGQKAMAPTTRARACREAMEVSVSSTSVVKEVDCGLCAKVMLYLEDSEYYGVETDTNLTCHHGVHPVRRVAWEGSDTGRSFLAYPYEDEDECDFVMWVDGGMASQSAQDYRSAMVLCRPC from the exons ATGCCACAGAGGAGAAAGCAAGATCCTGCTAGCAAGGCTAGGTCAGGGCAGAAGGCAATGGCACCGACGACAAGGGCTCGAGCTTGCCGTGAAGCCATGGAAGTCAGCGTGTCCAGCACCTCCGTTGTGAAG GAGGTGGATTGTGGTCTGTGTGCAAAGGTGATGCTTTATTTGGAGGATTCAGAGTACTATGGAGTGGAGACAGATACTAACTTGACATGCCACCATGGGGTGCACCCAGTTAGAAGGGTGGCCTGGGAAGGTTCGGACACCGGGAGAAGTTTTCTTGCTTACCCATACGAG GATGAGGATGAGTGTGACTTTGTGATGTGGGTTGATGGGGGAATGGCCTCACAGAGTGCGCAAGACTATAGATCAGCTATGGTTCTTTGTCGACCATGCTAG